The following nucleotide sequence is from Pochonia chlamydosporia 170 chromosome 4, whole genome shotgun sequence.
CAGGCCGTGAACTGCTTCGGGATACCACATCATGATTGTCCTCTCGGCCTTTCTCCCCCTAGCTTGCTCCCCGCCCTTCCCCTCGGCAAGTTGCCCCAATCTTTTGGAGTCTCCTCGTTCGGTCTAGGGATATCTTTCATTTACTGACGGTCATCTCTTCACGTCAAATAGCACGCATAAGCGATCCAAGTCCGCGGCGGCCCTCTCGCTGCTTCGTCGCAGAGAAACTCGGGAAGACGAATCCGGCTCAGAAGACGGTCGTTCTGCAGCCGGCACCGCCTCTCCCAAACCCTCATCGAGACAGACTGGCACCCCATTATCCCATCAAACTAGCACTCGCGGTCACAACTCGAAACTTTCAACGACATCCGCGATGCTTAACAGGGTTCCATCTGCGCAATCGCCTGCCACGGCATCGAAGGCTGGTTTGGTTCCTGGCCAGGGTGCTAGTTTGGAGCAGTCCGTTCGCAAATTCAgggttgttgaagctctgAGAAGCGGCGATACAGCTTCCATCTCTAAAGCGATTCGTGAAACTGCCGATAACGCACCCCGACCCAGCACCTCCTCCGTCGCAACCGTCAGTACCGGACCTCTCGAAGACACCACTATACTGCATTTGGCTATTCAGTGCGCTGAATTCCCGGTTATTGAATTCGTTCTGTCGGAGAGTGCTGGCAGCGTCGACATAAATGCCAgagacaaagacggcaaCACCCCACTGCATATCGCCGCCATTCAGGGCCGAACTCCAGTTGTGAAGCTCTTGTTGGAACAAAAGGACATCAATGATGCGATTGTCAACCTCCAAGGCAAGCTACCACTTGACTTGGCCAGAAGCCCAGAAATTTTTCAAATTCTTCAACTCTCACGCTCTCTTTTCACGGAGGCCAAAGTGAAACAGGTTCAGGAGTTGATTGCTCATGGCGATTATGACACTCTGGCCCAAGTGCTTGAAGAGCCTCGACTGAAGACCGTGGTGGACATCAACAGTCCCGAATTTGCTTCGGAAGCTGTTACTGTTCAAACCGGCGGCACACTACTGCATGAAGCGGCGCGAAAAAAGAACACGCAACTCATCCAGATTCTCTTGCTGCATGGTGGCGATCCATTCCGCCGTGACCGCAAGGGCAAACTCCCACAATCCATCACTCACGACGACAATGTTAAGGCTATTTTGAAAAAGTCGCCCGCCGCCGTTGCAGCTCAAAGAGGAATTCAAGAAAAGGCAGTCCTCGGTCACGCTGCATCTCAAGGTAACGCTACTGCTGGCCCAACAGACTTGATGGCTGGGCGCGAGGCTCGTGAGATGAAGGGGTACCTGAAGAAATGGACCAACTACCGCAAGGGTTACCAGTTGAGATGGTTCGTCTTGGAGGAGGGAGTGCTCAGCTACTACAAGCACCAAGATGACGCTGGTTCAGCCTGCCGTGGTGCAATCAACATGAAGATTGCTAAGCTGCATATGAGCGCCGATGAAAAGACCAAGTTTGAGATCATTGGCAAATCATCCGTCAAATATACACTCAGGGCGAACCACGAAGTCGAGGCTAAGCGATGGTTCTGGGCACTCAACAACTCCATACAGTGGACCAAGGACCAGgccaaagaggaagaaaagcaGGCGGCTCGCAGCGCCGAGCTcctcaagattgccaaggctgaacAAAGCACGCTTTCGCTTCAAGAGACACACAGCGAGAGTGCGAGCCTGTCAGATTTACAACGTAGCACGTCGCAGCTGCCGAGCCGGACCACGTCGAACAATAGGatgtcaccaccaaaggCTGACTTGGCAGTAGCGAGCACCATTGGCAGTCTAGATGACGATGAGTTTGCAGATGCAGCTACAGATGGCGATATCTCACGCATACACGGTAACGGAGGCCCGGTCATCCCTGGCGAgattgacgacgacgacgattaTGGTGATGATAGGAGCATGCGAGAAGAGCCACGAGCAACCAAGGACGCTCTTAATATCACTGCCCAGTCCGCAAAGATCCAGCTGGAaaccatgtctggtgtccaCACGGCGCTCATGACACAACTGACGCAGAGCCCTGCTACGCCCCTATCAGACACACATGTCACTCAAGCGTTGTCAACTTACGATGCGGCAATTCGCAGTTTGTCGGGACTTGTCGGCGACTTGCTTCGAATTTCCAAGGACCGAGACGCTTACTGGCAGTACCGCTTAGACCGAGAGGCTAATCTGCGCCGCATGTGGGAGGACAGCATGCAGCAGGTGGCTCGCGAGCATGAAGAGCTCGAAGCGCGAATGGGCGAAGCGGAGGAGAAGCGGCGACTAACAAAGAAGGCTCTGCGTGAGGTTATCGAGGCTGGTGGGGTGTCCGGTGCTGGTACGCCAGTAACAGAGGCgctggaagaggagaaggatgtTACAGCGAAATCACCCACCAGAACCCTCGGACGCAAACCTACTGCCCTTGACCAGCTTGGTGAACTGTCGGAGAGCGAATCTGGAGACGAGGACGAATTTTTCGATGCGGTGGACGCTGGGCATGTCGAAGTCACTGAAATGCCACACGACACTGCCGAGCCTCAGAAGAAGGATGTGATTGTGTCTGGCATTGATATCAGCCCTTCATTCAAGGGTTACGAGAACGGTATCCGACACAGACTCAAGATGGATGCGGACGACCGTCCCAAGATTTCTCTCTGGGTCAGTAGTTGTATTTTTACCCACATCCCCCTGACTGCACACTGACAATACTGTTCACAGGGCATCCTGAAATCCATGATTGGAAAGGATATGACAAAGATGACCTTGCCGGTATCATTCAATGAGCCGACATCGCTGCTTTACCGTTGTGGTGAAGACATGGAGTATGCTGACCTTCTGGATCTGGCCGCAGAGCGCACAGATTCGATTGAACGGCTTGTATACGTTGCGGCTTTTGCTGCCAGTGAGTATGCATCGACGATTGGGCGCGTAGCCAAGCCATTCAACCCGTTGCTGGGGGAGACATTTGAATACGTGAGACCAGATAAGAATTACCGCTTCTTCATCGAACAAGTGAGCCACCATCCCCCTGTTGGAGCAGCGTGGGCTGAGTCGCCAAACTGGGAATACTGGGGCGAATCTgccgtcaagtccaagttTTATGGCAAATCGTTCGACATCAACCCTCTCGGTACCTGGTTCTTAAAGCTGAGGCCTATCACGGGCGGAAAAGAAGATCTATATACATGGAAAAAGGTCACGTCGTCTGTCATTGGTATCATCACTGGAAACCCCACCGTCGACAATTACGGCCCGATGGAAATCAAGAATTGGACGACTGGTGAGGTGGCCATCCTGGATTTCAAAGCCCGCGGTTGGAAGGCATCCAGTGCTTACCA
It contains:
- a CDS encoding oxysterol-binding protein (similar to Coccidioides immitis RS XP_001240563.1), which translates into the protein MSEAGDSTHKRSKSAAALSLLRRRETREDESGSEDGRSAAGTASPKPSSRQTGTPLSHQTSTRGHNSKLSTTSAMLNRVPSAQSPATASKAGLVPGQGASLEQSVRKFRVVEALRSGDTASISKAIRETADNAPRPSTSSVATVSTGPLEDTTILHLAIQCAEFPVIEFVLSESAGSVDINARDKDGNTPLHIAAIQGRTPVVKLLLEQKDINDAIVNLQGKLPLDLARSPEIFQILQLSRSLFTEAKVKQVQELIAHGDYDTLAQVLEEPRLKTVVDINSPEFASEAVTVQTGGTLLHEAARKKNTQLIQILLLHGGDPFRRDRKGKLPQSITHDDNVKAILKKSPAAVAAQRGIQEKAVLGHAASQGNATAGPTDLMAGREAREMKGYLKKWTNYRKGYQLRWFVLEEGVLSYYKHQDDAGSACRGAINMKIAKLHMSADEKTKFEIIGKSSVKYTLRANHEVEAKRWFWALNNSIQWTKDQAKEEEKQAARSAELLKIAKAEQSTLSLQETHSESASLSDLQRSTSQLPSRTTSNNRMSPPKADLAVASTIGSLDDDEFADAATDGDISRIHGNGGPVIPGEIDDDDDYGDDRSMREEPRATKDALNITAQSAKIQLETMSGVHTALMTQLTQSPATPLSDTHVTQALSTYDAAIRSLSGLVGDLLRISKDRDAYWQYRLDREANLRRMWEDSMQQVAREHEELEARMGEAEEKRRLTKKALREVIEAGGVSGAGTPVTEALEEEKDVTAKSPTRTLGRKPTALDQLGELSESESGDEDEFFDAVDAGHVEVTEMPHDTAEPQKKDVIVSGIDISPSFKGYENGIRHRLKMDADDRPKISLWGILKSMIGKDMTKMTLPVSFNEPTSLLYRCGEDMEYADLLDLAAERTDSIERLVYVAAFAASEYASTIGRVAKPFNPLLGETFEYVRPDKNYRFFIEQVSHHPPVGAAWAESPNWEYWGESAVKSKFYGKSFDINPLGTWFLKLRPITGGKEDLYTWKKVTSSVIGIITGNPTVDNYGPMEIKNWTTGEVAILDFKARGWKASSAYQISGKVLDADGNVRVSLGGRWNSKLYARLTPGYEASVDELKDAGPLHKGAMNDPTRAYLVWEANPRPQGIPFNLTPFVLTFNHIDDKLRPWIAPTDSRLRPDQRAMEDGEYDFAATEKNRLEEAQRARRRLRESSGEEFVPAWFSKETCEITGESYWKFNGKYWQQREKAGPSGDPMAWAGLEPIFEDAKQ